tcccagtttacAAGAATTATACAGAATCTATTCATTTCAGTGAGTATTGTAGCTCTGccttaaattttaaattaagtctTTGGGTATGTCCTCAGATATGGTGACAGCCATTTCAGCTTCATCGCCAAATGTACTGTTTTATGACATTTATTGAGTCAGATGATGGGCAGTGCTTTTGTTCAACACACAATATAACTCAACCTCCTCTTGCTCCTCACCATGTGACCCTCTTCTACAGCCTGTCTACCAGTAACCCCATATTCCCCAAAGCCAGCAGCCAAGTTCCCCAAACTATGTCCCGCACACAGCACATGGATAACATCTTCCTCCACCTCACATCCAGTCCTCCTCGGCCCCCCACACAGGGGAGACATCCAAGGGTTACAGAATTAAAAGGCTCCCAAGGGCAGTCACAGCCACTGGGGATTCGGCCAATCCTTAGAAACACTGTCTTTTAGCTTACATAGAAATTAGAGAaatttcaagtttaaaaaacaaatgtttagcTTTTCTACAGTGCAGGAGAGATTGAACATATATACTAGCAACATCCAGCATGAGtgtcttaaaaagaaacattctaaaaataaataaaaatgtaatgggTATTCTAAGAAAGCCATGCTTCCAAAAGAGAGCAtgaaagaatataaatacagaattCTAATAATCCAAACAGCCTCATTTCTCTTCCCAGCTTTTCCCAAGCTTTTTGATCATCATGTAGTCTCTTAGACATGTTTGGTTATTGCTTACATTAATGAAATCCCTCTGAAACCTCTGctattattcattatttatccTGGTAAACCAGAGGTTGAAATTGCCAGATATTTCTGGACACAGACCCAGACAGCACTAGTGCTGTTCCTTCTGTTTTGGTGGTGTCACGGTGTAAAGTCAAACCCAGACACTGCAGACTTGTTGACTTTTAGGGTATGAAagctttgctttggtttgtgaTCATAAGATTCACCTAATTGGGAACACGCAGAACAAGTGAGGGTGCAAACATACCTAATCtgtacagccttttttttttcctctgtgctcatttctctctcactttttcctttGGACAAAACTTAAGCAACTGTAAGGGTGGAGTTTCCTATCAGAAgtgttttcaataaataaatctgtttgctttccaaaagtTCATCTGCTAAGCTGGCAAAGCCTTGAagtatatttctgaaaagatgCATGTTTCTAATGTGGAAGGTAGATTTGGCTCTAGACTTAATTTCATAGAATAGTCAACAGTTTGATACTTTATATCTCATCGCCTTTGATAGTATGCCATGAATCTTTCCCACTTCTCTAATTTGCAGGTCCCAGAGGAAAGCTAGAAATGTGCATACTGGAACAAGCTGTGCCAAGCTGATAGAAGATTTATGTCTCCTAAACTACCCACACCGATGGGTGTTCAAAGAGCTGTGGCTGCATCCTTCTGCCTCAGAGGTAAAGGGAGCGGAGCAGAAGAGTGAGAGCCATGGGGTCAGGCTGTCATCCCTAGTGCCAGTCGGGTGACAGACAGGGTGGCAAGACCCAGCGCTACGGGGAGGAGCCCTACTACCTCCCTTCAgcccctcaccaccaccaccagcccttCCTCCTGTGGGGTTGCAGCCATCACACGGTCTCCTAGCCATGTGGTAGAGTACTTGCCCCATCTCTCCTCAGATATGAGTCCCTCTTTTGTCACTTGCTGATGCTTTGGCTCTCAGatctcctctgcctcctgggTTCAGAATGACACAAGAGGGGACAGAAAGAGTATACAAGGGGATATGTTTGCCTCAAGCTGACTTTCCAACTCAACAAGAACAAGGTGCTGACCAAGGGGAATATATGCCTGCAATCTTGGTTttagctgaagaaataaaaaaaatatatattattcataTAATATTTCAAAGTTCAGGGTTAATGCTAAAGTTGTTGGGAATGATTCTAAGTGGAAGAAAGGGGATAAAACAGCACTCCTAACAGAAACATGAATTAAGTCTAGACCACACTACGGGAGCACCAAACACCAGGGCCAAAGTATAGTTGGAAAGATAAGATGCCATTTACAGGCTTTTTCTGTCACTAACTCTCACCTGAACTTTGCCTTTAAGATTAAACAGATGCCTTCTGAATTTTGTTTACCCAACTGAGAAAAGATGGTGTAGATTTCGTTTTCAAAAAGTGCATCTCGATTTTAGACCCTGGAGCAAAACCACGGTAGATCATTTCAAACCTCACGTGATCATGCGGTGGTGACTTGTTTCCATAATCTGCACCAGATTCTGTGATAAAGAAACTCAGCTTCTTCATGAAAAATTACCCCCCAAAATACTGTGACTCATGAGAAGATAGTATCAAAGGAGCAATTTATTGTGCAGTAACCACCCACATCCTGAACTCTCTCTGATCTCTGCTATGTCAGCTCAGCTCTAATCGACACTGTGTAGGAATCCATGGCTATAcgggagagaagcagcaggcaggatAACATACAGGGACACAAGCAACTGAATATGTTTCAGAgctatatctttttttctgggagGATACCCTGGGCTCCAGGCCCCAGGGTGGGGACACATCACCCTTTACTTAGTCCTCCTCCTCCCGTAATAATGCCTGTAAGCAGCAGCATAGCCATGGCGAGAAGCGTACAGTTCGCAGGGGTAGTAGTCTTCGCAGATCTCCCTCTGATGCTCCTGGGGTGCCTTATTACGTTCCCTGATCCTGCAGAAGTAGGATAGATGAGGGGTAAGTGCTGTCATCTTAAATATCTGTCTACagccctttccccctccccccccaacaccccaCCAGGATTAagggcccagccccagcccccatCATCAAGCTACCAAGACCATGGCATGGGTGTGTATTCACCACACCCAGGGGACCAATGTGAGTACAGAAGGAGTGTTTTGCCTCCCTGGGTAACATTTTACTTCAGGGCTGAGCAgggtggtggggagaggggtttggctcctgccccagcccggTGCTGAAGGAAGAGACTTCCAGCCTTCTCCCTCCAGCTATTTCACTATTCCCTAAACCCACGCATGGAGCAAAGAGCTGAAACACCTTGCGAAGGGGACAACATGGTGCTGCTGAGAGGGTTTGCCTCAGTGCCTCTCTAGGAGAGGATTTCTGTGCCCCGGCCTTTATTTTCACAAGCCCCGCATGAGACATAAAACTGCCTCTATCTGCCTTATATAGATGAGGAAAGGAGGTCCACAGAAGACCTTGTGATTTAGAAAAGGTCATGCAAATCCTGCATGAGACCTGAAGACTGGAACAAGATCTCACATTGAACTTCCTGGGTATCCCACACTGATTCCCTCTCCTTTTGTTACTGCTTCCTTCAGACAAATTAAGCAGAGCCCTCCCAGTGCAGGACATGTCCTCAAACACAAGGATCCACTCTCTGCTGCCTGAGCTCTGGCTTCTCCCAAGGCTGGGGACTTGACTGGCACCTCAAGCTGAGAGGGGCTGAGGCTTCTCGGAAGTCACCATGGCTTCTTCCCCTGCTACCAGCCTGTGCTTGGCAAGGAGAAACCTCTCCCCACTCCCACCCTCAGTGCCCTGAGGCCACAACATACCTCTCCTGAGCAATAGCTTCTAGTCTCATGTCAGTTTGCATGAAGCCATTGGCCCTTCGCCTGTTGATGAAGGGATCTGAGAAgacaaggttttgttttgtttccagagtATATAAACACTTTTCACGAGACTTGATTTCCACAAAGCCCATCTCCCACACTGGTGACAGcctccctctctgccctcccctcACAGTGAAACCCAGGACCCTTTAATACTCCCCACCATTCACCCTGATGGCTCTCCCTATGGCTTGTGCAGCCTGTATGGAAGCTCAGGGTGCCCAAGGGAAAGCTACTGTGAgcctggtgctgcagcctccctgacTGGAGCTTGGCCAAGAAGTGGGTGCCAAGCTGCGCAGACTGCAGGAGGCCTGGGCGCACTCAGTAAAATCAGCAGGATTGTGAAGCTACAAGTGGGAACAGGAAGGGCCTAAACAAGTTTATCTGCCTCCACAGTTAGGCAGTAGAAAAGGTCTGCGCTGAAATTTTGAACTGAAGTGTCTGAAGGTCCCTTCTGTCCTTTCTGAGAAGCAGCACAGTCCAACTGCAGAACTGAGGAGTCTGGGGATGTCCTTGTAATTGGCTCCCACTTGTGCCTTTGTGCTTCTGACTCACTGCTCTGTGAAGTCCTTCTCCCAGATGGTCTAATTTCTTTTTAGCTTTGATCCATCTGTTCTCTAACCTCTCCAGGTTACTGCTCGTTCCTAAGTGACGCTCTCCACCATCTCCCACTGCTTCTGTGACACTAACTCTCATCCAGAACAAGGATGCCTCCTGCCCACACACCCCACCTGCTTCTTCCAAGGTGCTGGGAGTTCGGTTTTCCCTGTCTTTGGGTAAGGACAGCCAGTGTCACTGGCTCTTTCCACACTCCTCCCAGAGCTCTTTGAGCAATGCCCTTTTCTAATACCATTTAACCTGTTTTAGGTGCATGCAGCAG
This genomic window from Cygnus olor isolate bCygOlo1 chromosome 1, bCygOlo1.pri.v2, whole genome shotgun sequence contains:
- the LOC121069588 gene encoding matrix Gla protein — protein: MRTLIILTLLATLVMAATCYESHESMESHEYLNPFINRRRANGFMQTDMRLEAIAQERIRERNKAPQEHQREICEDYYPCELYASRHGYAAAYRHYYGRRRTK